One region of Thiorhodovibrio frisius genomic DNA includes:
- a CDS encoding cytochrome c yields the protein MRDLTFRFGALALACLLPMTPTLADAEGAAPPAPAAKATGASGQVSQLPSAKAYGDFSQARIEYGRYLTLAGDCLGCHVRPGGKAFEGGLALDTPFGTIYSPNITPHKGWGIGSFSDEDFLRALQHGIRPDGKPYYPALPYPSFTKVKDDDLLAIKDYLFSLEPSDYRPPETQLRWPFDKRDLLLGWQELYLSDKRFEPDLKKSDEWNRGAYLVEGLGHCGSCHTPRNLAGATKAREALTGAVIDGWYAPNLTSELGSGLGDWSIDDLVTYLRTGEATPASDPAGTSDGTSAKDGPQTAALGPMAEVVHLSLSQLADSDVRAMAVYLKDQPPKEAPRDTPKVPHQLSEQDYIEGRRLYQHYCSGCHQSHGQGLAPYFPSLRGNEVVLLPEPNDVIQTVLLGAPSDPTQAFSPHVVMPSFGSLLNDHQIAILASYIRANWGNDAAPVTPKQVSHLRQGD from the coding sequence ATGCGTGATCTGACTTTTCGCTTTGGCGCTCTGGCGCTGGCCTGCCTGCTGCCGATGACCCCGACGCTGGCCGATGCCGAAGGCGCCGCCCCGCCGGCTCCCGCTGCAAAGGCCACAGGCGCCAGCGGCCAGGTCAGCCAGTTGCCGTCCGCCAAGGCCTATGGCGATTTCTCCCAGGCGCGCATTGAATATGGCCGCTATCTGACCCTGGCCGGGGACTGTCTGGGCTGCCATGTGCGCCCGGGCGGCAAGGCGTTTGAGGGTGGTCTGGCGCTCGACACGCCCTTTGGCACCATTTACTCGCCCAACATCACCCCGCACAAGGGCTGGGGCATTGGCTCTTTTTCCGATGAAGACTTCCTGCGCGCGCTGCAGCACGGTATCCGTCCGGATGGTAAGCCCTATTATCCGGCTTTGCCCTACCCCTCTTTCACCAAGGTCAAGGACGATGACCTGCTCGCCATCAAAGATTATCTGTTCTCACTCGAGCCCTCGGACTATCGCCCGCCCGAGACCCAACTGCGCTGGCCTTTTGACAAGCGCGACCTGCTGTTGGGTTGGCAGGAGCTCTATCTGAGCGATAAGCGCTTCGAGCCTGACCTGAAGAAAAGCGACGAATGGAATCGCGGTGCCTACCTGGTCGAAGGGCTGGGTCACTGCGGTTCCTGCCATACGCCGCGCAATCTTGCTGGCGCCACTAAGGCGCGGGAGGCCCTGACCGGCGCCGTGATCGACGGTTGGTATGCGCCCAATCTGACTTCTGAGCTTGGCAGCGGGCTGGGCGACTGGAGCATTGATGATTTGGTCACTTATCTGCGTACCGGCGAGGCCACCCCGGCCAGCGATCCAGCAGGCACCTCGGATGGCACCAGCGCAAAGGATGGCCCGCAAACCGCAGCGCTTGGCCCCATGGCCGAGGTGGTGCATCTGAGCCTGTCACAATTGGCTGACTCGGACGTGCGCGCCATGGCGGTTTATCTTAAAGACCAGCCGCCGAAAGAGGCCCCGCGCGATACTCCGAAGGTGCCGCATCAGCTCAGCGAGCAGGACTACATCGAAGGCCGGCGCCTGTACCAGCATTACTGCTCCGGTTGCCACCAAAGCCATGGGCAGGGGCTTGCGCCTTACTTCCCTTCCCTGCGCGGCAACGAAGTGGTACTCCTGCCCGAGCCCAATGATGTTATCCAGACAGTGCTGCTCGGCGCCCCCTCCGACCCGACTCAGGCGTTTTCCCCGCATGTGGTGATGCCGTCCTTTGGCAGCTTGCTCAACGATCACCAGATTGCCATTCTGGCCAGCTACATTCGCGCCAACTGGGGCAACGATGCCGCGCCCGTCACGCCCAAGCAGGTCAGCCATCTGCGCCAGGGCGATTAG